The following are encoded in a window of Gemmatimonadota bacterium genomic DNA:
- a CDS encoding beta-lactamase family protein, translating to MTCFLKRSLFALLAVFLFLHPIFAAEIPQGDPAELGFSAERLAKIQPAMQALVDSGKFAGVLTLIARKGRIVHFETAGLRDRESNKPMTEDTLFRIYSMTKPVTSVAIMMLYEEGKLKMDDPVSKFIPEFADTKVYTGGGTENPVLVPLEREITIANLLTHTSGLTYGIFGQTSVDTLYRIADLYSIRSNVEYAQKVAQLPLRFQPGTRWLYSVATDILGRVVEVASGMSLGAFFSQRIFVPLEMVDTGFYVPEEKRDRMATLYGKDDEGNFRVRNRQSNMRRDARESGGGGLVSTARDYLRFSQMLLNGGALYGTRILKPETIQLMTANHLPETARYRHRRRKSDGFGYGFSVIVDETETAWEDRNGTYYWSGIAKTHFWIDPQNEMVSMVWTQLRGSGNITRPFQPLVYKALVE from the coding sequence ATGACGTGCTTTCTAAAACGTAGCCTGTTTGCTCTGCTGGCTGTTTTTCTGTTCTTACACCCGATTTTTGCTGCTGAAATTCCCCAGGGAGATCCCGCAGAGTTGGGGTTTTCTGCAGAGCGTCTTGCGAAGATCCAGCCCGCAATGCAAGCACTGGTGGATTCTGGGAAGTTTGCCGGTGTTTTGACGCTGATCGCCCGAAAGGGCAGGATTGTGCATTTCGAGACTGCGGGTTTGCGCGATAGGGAATCGAATAAGCCGATGACTGAGGATACGCTTTTTCGCATTTATTCTATGACCAAACCGGTTACCAGTGTTGCGATTATGATGCTCTACGAAGAGGGCAAGCTGAAGATGGACGATCCGGTGTCTAAGTTTATTCCCGAGTTTGCCGATACAAAGGTCTATACGGGTGGCGGGACCGAGAATCCCGTTCTGGTGCCGCTCGAGCGCGAGATAACGATTGCGAATTTGCTCACGCATACGTCTGGTTTGACGTATGGCATTTTTGGGCAGACATCCGTGGATACGCTTTATCGGATTGCGGATTTGTATTCGATTAGATCAAATGTCGAATACGCGCAAAAGGTGGCTCAGCTTCCCCTGCGCTTTCAGCCCGGTACCCGATGGCTCTACAGCGTGGCGACTGATATCCTCGGTCGCGTGGTTGAGGTTGCTTCGGGTATGTCTTTGGGTGCGTTTTTCTCGCAGCGCATTTTTGTGCCTTTGGAGATGGTCGATACGGGTTTTTACGTGCCAGAGGAGAAGCGCGATCGCATGGCTACGCTGTATGGAAAGGACGATGAGGGCAATTTCAGGGTGCGCAACCGTCAGAGCAATATGCGGCGCGATGCACGGGAGTCCGGTGGTGGTGGGTTGGTGAGTACGGCTCGGGATTATCTCCGTTTTTCCCAGATGTTGCTCAATGGGGGTGCGTTGTACGGTACGCGTATTTTGAAGCCGGAGACGATTCAGCTTATGACCGCTAATCATTTGCCGGAGACGGCACGTTACCGACACCGCCGGCGCAAGAGCGATGGTTTTGGGTACGGTTTTTCTGTGATTGTGGATGAGACAGAGACGGCGTGGGAGGACAGGAATGGGACGTATTACTGGTCGGGTATTGCCAAGACGCATTTCTGGATTGATCCGCAAAATGAGATGGTTTCTATGGTGTGGACCCAGTTGCGCGGATCGGGCAATATTACGCGGCCTTTTCAGCCTCTGGTTTACAAGGCGCTTGTTGAGTAG
- a CDS encoding Gfo/Idh/MocA family oxidoreductase gives MYRIGLIGNRAHQNSYGPIWYEREDCEIVAAAEHHEGKGEALSQLYGLEVSQDYDAVLEDPNVDIVSICTDFYLKRTLIKKALDCGKHVLVDKAIARTVVEARELVDTVAGASNKVLLTYPSRFSPAMIRLKEALDRSEYGHISAYAHNSVKQFFGDLMAYVSYPTPAVQNGGGELMNLGSHTVDALLWFFGMPNRVSCQMQNLYFEEYEQFGTEDIATLWCEYPDFTATLTAGRSKARSEDATFDCVNITGEGAWVQVDRMGYSVNGQLVDTPPPRAAGLAACVSHLIDCIEQDAKPVTSAEDGLSVALLTTAAYQAAHTGEPVTLPLQNEQHPLITTEDHVVNRLLD, from the coding sequence ATGTATCGCATTGGACTAATTGGCAATCGGGCGCACCAGAATAGTTACGGCCCGATCTGGTATGAACGAGAGGATTGTGAAATCGTCGCAGCGGCAGAGCACCACGAAGGCAAAGGCGAGGCCCTATCCCAACTCTACGGCCTTGAGGTCTCACAAGACTACGACGCAGTCCTGGAAGATCCGAACGTAGATATCGTCTCCATCTGCACGGACTTTTATCTCAAACGCACCCTGATCAAAAAAGCACTCGACTGTGGCAAACACGTCCTGGTCGATAAAGCCATCGCGCGAACCGTTGTCGAAGCCAGAGAATTAGTCGATACTGTCGCCGGCGCATCAAACAAAGTACTGCTAACCTATCCTTCGCGATTTTCGCCCGCGATGATAAGACTCAAAGAAGCCCTTGACCGGAGCGAATACGGACATATCTCCGCATATGCCCACAACAGCGTAAAACAATTTTTTGGCGACCTCATGGCTTATGTAAGCTATCCGACGCCAGCCGTGCAAAATGGCGGGGGTGAACTGATGAATTTGGGCAGCCATACCGTAGATGCTCTGCTCTGGTTTTTTGGCATGCCCAACAGGGTGAGTTGCCAAATGCAAAATCTCTACTTTGAGGAATACGAGCAATTTGGCACAGAAGACATCGCCACACTCTGGTGTGAATATCCCGATTTCACGGCAACACTCACCGCAGGAAGGTCAAAGGCACGAAGCGAGGATGCCACATTTGATTGCGTCAACATCACGGGCGAAGGCGCTTGGGTTCAGGTAGATCGCATGGGATATTCCGTCAACGGACAACTCGTCGATACACCACCGCCCAGAGCAGCGGGATTGGCGGCCTGTGTGTCGCATCTCATCGACTGCATCGAGCAAGACGCAAAACCCGTCACCAGTGCAGAAGACGGACTATCCGTTGCCCTGCTCACAACAGCCGCCTATCAAGCCGCACACACAGGCGAACCAGTCACCTTGCCCTTGCAAAATGAACAACATCCTCTCATCACAACAGAGGACCATGTGGTTAATCGTTTACTAGATTGA
- a CDS encoding uridine kinase translates to MNKKNGFKPIVIGVSGGSAAGKTTFTDMLADRLADFGPVVLNQDSYFRDWSALPEDERELKRTANHPRAVLWEPLIAHVKCLREGQAIEMPPPGTRAYRRGDDLQKVAPEKLVIVEGHLIFSQEALRALLDIKLFLDVDTHERVLRRMLRNTSSGMSLKDAVAWYRRDVVPNYRVYTEPTREYADLIVPFEEDVQVAIDVVANGIRRMIVDGKGFNR, encoded by the coding sequence ATGAATAAAAAAAACGGATTCAAGCCTATCGTAATCGGTGTTTCGGGAGGGTCTGCCGCGGGCAAGACGACTTTTACGGATATGCTGGCCGATAGGCTCGCTGATTTTGGACCTGTTGTGCTCAATCAGGACAGCTATTTCCGCGATTGGTCAGCACTGCCAGAAGACGAGCGTGAGCTCAAGCGAACGGCAAACCATCCGCGGGCTGTGCTGTGGGAGCCTTTGATCGCACATGTAAAATGTCTGCGCGAAGGGCAGGCGATTGAAATGCCACCGCCCGGTACGCGCGCGTACCGGCGAGGGGATGATCTCCAAAAGGTTGCGCCTGAGAAGCTGGTTATTGTGGAGGGACATTTGATTTTTTCGCAAGAGGCTCTGAGGGCTTTGCTGGATATCAAGCTGTTTTTGGATGTGGATACACACGAGCGGGTGCTCAGGCGCATGTTGCGCAATACGTCGAGTGGGATGTCGCTGAAAGATGCGGTGGCATGGTATCGCCGGGATGTTGTGCCCAATTATCGCGTCTATACGGAGCCGACGAGAGAGTACGCGGATTTGATTGTGCCATTTGAAGAGGATGTGCAAGTAGCTATAGATGTTGTGGCAAATGGCATACGCAGGATGATTGTGGATGGGAAGGGTTTCAATAGATAG
- a CDS encoding carbon-nitrogen hydrolase family protein, translating to MPDKIKIGMLKAMPEKWNVENNWAIFEKQFETQGKDTDVFITPECFLDGYAVTEKNWTAEHFAEVAQDIEQSAYIQRVCEMAHAARTHIVFGYTEKRAGYFYNAAILVNRAGKIVGTYYKTHLQSHDHRFVRGDDLPVFDLDIGTVGIVICADRRWPESIRTLRLKGAKICLMPTYGMWHEENEWWMRTRSYENQMFVCFTHPNVALITDPRGKVAAKLQSNVPDVLIHKVDLKDASDENHLSDRRPELYRVMGKVDHWSQQPEFSSPTYGGK from the coding sequence ATGCCCGATAAAATCAAAATTGGAATGCTGAAAGCCATGCCCGAAAAATGGAATGTCGAGAACAATTGGGCGATATTTGAAAAACAATTTGAAACACAGGGAAAAGATACAGACGTATTCATAACCCCGGAATGTTTCCTGGACGGATACGCAGTCACAGAAAAAAATTGGACCGCTGAGCACTTTGCCGAAGTCGCTCAGGACATCGAGCAAAGCGCGTACATCCAACGGGTATGCGAAATGGCACACGCAGCACGCACCCACATCGTTTTTGGATACACTGAAAAACGCGCGGGATATTTTTACAATGCCGCTATATTAGTGAACCGCGCGGGAAAAATTGTCGGCACATATTACAAAACGCATCTACAATCGCACGATCACCGTTTTGTGCGCGGCGATGACCTGCCCGTATTCGACCTCGACATTGGCACCGTGGGCATAGTCATTTGTGCGGACCGCCGATGGCCCGAATCGATTCGCACATTGCGGCTCAAAGGCGCGAAAATCTGTCTCATGCCAACCTATGGCATGTGGCATGAAGAAAATGAATGGTGGATGCGCACGCGATCCTATGAAAATCAGATGTTCGTATGCTTCACACATCCCAACGTAGCCCTGATCACAGACCCACGCGGCAAAGTCGCGGCAAAATTGCAATCCAACGTACCCGACGTGTTAATCCACAAAGTCGATCTCAAAGACGCATCGGATGAAAACCATCTGAGCGACCGGCGTCCCGAACTCTACAGGGTAATGGGAAAAGTTGACCACTGGTCACAGCAGCCCGAATTTTCATCGCCCACCTACGGAGGGAAATAA
- a CDS encoding type II toxin-antitoxin system Phd/YefM family antitoxin: MLNSNGAYDMKTIGVSKFKEQCLALLDQLDAEGLVVTKRGKPVACVIPYDQLCADLIGSLHHKVKVRGDIFTTDVQWEADAQS, translated from the coding sequence ATGCTAAATTCAAACGGAGCATACGATATGAAAACAATTGGAGTCTCAAAGTTCAAGGAGCAGTGTCTGGCCTTGTTGGATCAATTGGATGCCGAAGGTTTGGTCGTTACCAAACGCGGCAAGCCGGTCGCGTGCGTCATACCTTATGACCAATTGTGCGCTGATCTGATCGGCAGTTTGCATCACAAAGTCAAGGTCCGTGGCGACATCTTTACGACCGACGTCCAATGGGAAGCAGATGCTCAATCTTGA
- a CDS encoding DUF3368 domain-containing protein — translation MSDLPVISNASPLIALAQIDHLDLMKQLFQTIVVPPTVVEEISPTVSIPNWIEQHELSQPISPFILRSSLGSGECETISLALEIQARLVILDERPGRRLAHRLRLPVIGTLGVLLSAKRKGLLPTIRPLIDGLLACDFRVSTDLYEQILIDADETE, via the coding sequence ATGAGTGATTTGCCCGTCATATCCAATGCAAGTCCATTGATTGCTTTGGCGCAAATAGATCATCTCGACCTTATGAAACAGCTTTTCCAGACAATTGTCGTTCCTCCAACTGTTGTAGAAGAAATCTCACCGACTGTAAGTATTCCCAACTGGATTGAACAACATGAGTTGTCGCAGCCTATTAGTCCATTTATCCTACGATCTTCATTGGGATCAGGAGAATGTGAAACAATTAGCCTGGCTTTAGAAATACAAGCGCGATTGGTTATCCTGGATGAACGTCCCGGACGTAGATTGGCTCACAGGTTGAGGCTGCCTGTCATTGGCACATTGGGGGTTCTGCTATCAGCGAAGCGCAAAGGTCTATTGCCAACCATTAGGCCGTTGATAGATGGATTACTGGCCTGCGACTTTCGCGTCTCTACTGATCTGTATGAACAGATACTTATTGATGCTGATGAGACTGAGTAA
- a CDS encoding UPF0175 family protein: protein MVVSLVTVTLDADLAVLLQELNQPIQETAREMIVLELYRRGSISSGKAAQLLDMSRWEFIQHASQLGIAFFDLNAEEWKRERLQADEL, encoded by the coding sequence ATTGTTGTGTCACTCGTCACAGTAACTCTTGATGCTGATCTGGCAGTTCTATTACAGGAACTTAATCAGCCTATTCAAGAAACGGCTCGTGAAATGATTGTTCTGGAGCTATATCGCCGAGGCAGCATATCCAGTGGCAAAGCAGCTCAATTATTGGACATGTCACGCTGGGAATTTATTCAGCATGCATCTCAATTGGGCATTGCTTTCTTTGATCTTAATGCGGAGGAATGGAAACGCGAACGACTTCAGGCTGATGAGCTATGA
- a CDS encoding aminotransferase class I/II-fold pyridoxal phosphate-dependent enzyme translates to MNLETQLIHAGEEEKKYEGAVALPVFQSATFSYSSEDSYHDIKYLRLNNTPNHTVVHEKLAQIAGGEAAVVTASGMAAITTALLTVLKKGDHLLAQNCLYGGTRVFLARDIADFGIDVDFVSGNAPHEWEKLIRPETRAIYVETMSNPLLEVADLPSVVAFAQTHNLISMIDNTFASPVNFRPLQIGFDLSLHSCTKYLNGHSDIVAGCAIGSHDLITRIVHRLNIMGGCLDPHACSLLLRGMKTLALRVEKQNENAHALSSFLENHPAVERVNYPGSPSHPQHNCAKKLFNGCGGVLSFEIAGDSRVADAVISKLQLPISAPSLGGIETLITRPVQTSHSGLTEEERRDAGISERLIRVAVGIEAAEDLCADFEQALRGV, encoded by the coding sequence ATGAACCTTGAAACGCAATTAATCCACGCAGGTGAAGAAGAAAAAAAATACGAAGGCGCGGTCGCGCTACCCGTATTTCAGAGCGCCACATTTTCATATAGCAGTGAAGACAGTTATCACGACATAAAATATCTTCGCCTGAACAACACCCCCAATCACACCGTAGTCCATGAAAAATTGGCGCAAATTGCAGGAGGCGAAGCCGCCGTAGTCACCGCATCGGGCATGGCAGCCATAACCACCGCCCTATTAACCGTATTAAAAAAAGGCGACCACCTCCTCGCACAAAATTGCCTCTACGGCGGAACGCGAGTCTTTTTGGCACGCGACATCGCCGACTTTGGAATCGACGTGGATTTCGTATCCGGAAACGCGCCACATGAATGGGAAAAACTCATCCGCCCCGAAACCCGCGCCATCTATGTCGAAACCATGAGCAACCCCCTCCTGGAAGTCGCCGACCTCCCATCCGTCGTCGCCTTTGCCCAAACCCACAACCTCATCTCCATGATCGACAACACCTTTGCCTCCCCGGTAAACTTCCGCCCCCTGCAAATCGGCTTTGACCTCTCCTTGCACAGCTGCACAAAATATCTGAACGGACATTCGGATATCGTCGCTGGCTGCGCAATTGGATCGCACGATCTAATCACCCGCATTGTGCATCGACTGAACATCATGGGCGGCTGCCTGGACCCACACGCCTGCTCTCTCTTATTGCGCGGCATGAAAACACTCGCCCTGCGCGTGGAAAAACAAAACGAAAACGCACACGCACTATCTTCCTTCCTGGAAAATCACCCCGCCGTAGAACGCGTAAATTACCCTGGCTCACCCAGCCACCCGCAACACAACTGTGCAAAAAAGCTATTTAACGGATGTGGCGGCGTACTGAGCTTTGAAATAGCCGGCGACAGCCGCGTAGCTGACGCAGTAATATCGAAACTACAATTGCCAATCTCCGCACCCAGCCTGGGCGGCATCGAAACACTCATCACCCGCCCTGTACAAACATCGCACTCCGGACTCACCGAAGAAGAACGCCGCGACGCGGGAATCTCCGAGCGACTGATCCGAGTAGCAGTTGGCATCGAAGCCGCAGAGGACTTATGCGCGGACTTTGAGCAGGCTCTGAGAGGCGTATAG
- a CDS encoding type II toxin-antitoxin system VapC family toxin produces the protein MLNLDTHILIFAVSGDLRPAEQALLSQNRWSVSAIVFWELAKLVQLGRLDMDLDDRDVVRTLSRLHVWPIDLAVARASTQLDFRSDPADELIAATSVVHDIPLLTRDRTIRRSKVVPMALQV, from the coding sequence ATGCTCAATCTTGATACGCATATCCTTATCTTCGCGGTCAGTGGCGATCTTCGACCAGCCGAGCAGGCCTTGTTGTCGCAGAACAGGTGGTCTGTTTCAGCCATTGTGTTCTGGGAACTGGCTAAGCTCGTTCAACTCGGTCGTCTTGATATGGACCTCGATGACCGAGATGTGGTCCGCACACTGAGCCGTCTGCATGTGTGGCCGATTGATCTTGCTGTTGCGCGTGCCTCAACGCAACTCGACTTTCGAAGCGACCCTGCGGACGAACTTATTGCCGCTACCAGCGTCGTTCATGATATTCCATTGCTCACACGCGATCGCACCATACGACGTTCAAAAGTTGTTCCAATGGCCTTGCAGGTCTAA
- a CDS encoding DUF2442 domain-containing protein, which translates to MNTLASKSPTSVVNVETDETHLTVFLNDGRRISVPLKWYPRLYYGTARERKDWRPFGFENRAIAWDSLDEHISVEGLLDGRPSSESPQSIQRWLLSSGGCRLKL; encoded by the coding sequence ATGAACACTTTGGCATCTAAATCACCGACCTCTGTTGTCAATGTTGAAACAGATGAGACGCATTTGACCGTCTTCCTAAATGACGGGCGTCGTATATCTGTTCCTCTTAAATGGTATCCCAGGCTGTATTACGGGACAGCAAGGGAAAGAAAAGATTGGCGTCCCTTTGGATTTGAAAACCGTGCAATCGCTTGGGATAGTCTCGACGAGCATATTTCTGTTGAAGGATTATTAGACGGGCGTCCAAGCAGCGAAAGTCCGCAATCAATTCAACGGTGGCTGTTGTCAAGCGGAGGCTGTAGGCTGAAATTATGA